In Nasonia vitripennis strain AsymCx chromosome 2, Nvit_psr_1.1, whole genome shotgun sequence, a genomic segment contains:
- the LOC100680075 gene encoding cuticle protein 63 — protein MSSTRHHIVNRDSRVYRNSKMNGKSVLNFILAVLVVLACLDLTEACKKCGFATCKCLPGVGLGHGLGLGHGLGLGYGHGMGYGHGLSIAPPAISVGPPSALCPPPAPMYAPPPVYAAPAPYYPVPAPMYPPPPPPPPPPPMSLPPLGLGLGLGLGAHYGLGGGLGLGGGYGLGGLGGGYGLGADLGLAGGLYGAAPPPCHSYGAYSYAPAYLHRRRLLKPRRLCY, from the exons ATGTCTTCGACAAGGCATCACATCGTCAACCGCGACAGTCGTGTATACAGAAACAGCAAAATGAACGGCAAATCGGTGCTGAATTTCATCCTCGCGGTTCTGGTCGTTCTGGCCTGTCTGGATCTTACGGAGGCCTGCAAAAAGTGTGGTTTTGCGACGTGCAAGTGTCTTCCTGGAGTTGGACTCGGACATGGTCTCGGACTTGGACACGGACTCGGTCTGGGATATGGACATGGCATGGGATATGGACACGGACTGTCGATAGCTCCGCCAGCAATTAGCGTGGGACCACCATCTGCACTGTGCCCACCACCAGCTCCAATGTACGCGCCACCACCAGTGTACGCAGCACCGGCTCCGTATTACCCGGTACCAGCTCCGATGTACccgccaccaccaccaccaccaccaccaccaccaatGAGCCTTCCTCCTCTGGGCCTTGGACTTGGACTGGGTCTGGGTGCTCATTATGGATTGGGAGGTGGTTTAGGATTGGGAGGCGGTTATGGATTGGGAGGTCTAGGAGGTGGCTATGGATTGGGAGCAGATTTGGGCCTTGCTGGTGGACTTTATGGAGCTGCACCACCTCCATGCCATTCTTATGGAGCATACTCATAT gCTCCAGCTTACCTGCACCGAAGACGCTTGTTAAAACCACGTCGCCTTTGCTACTAG
- the LOC100114203 gene encoding ubiquitin-like protein 5, with protein sequence MIEITCNDRLGKKVRVKCNPDDTVGDLKKLIAAQTGTHWEKIVLKKWYQIFKDHIKLQDYEIHDGMNLELYYQ encoded by the exons atGATTGAAATCACATGCAATGACAGACTCGGAAAAAAAGTAAGAGTGAAATGTAACCCAGATGACACAGTTGGTgatcttaaaaaattaatagcagCTCAAACTGGAACACATTGGGAGAAAATAGTTCTGAAAAAGTGGTACCAAATTTTCAAGGATCACATAAAATTACAGGACT ATGAGATTCATGATGGTATGAATTTAGAATTGTATTACCAATAA